The region ATgccattaatgtttttttttgtcctttgctTTATTTCAGGGTTACAACATCATCGCAGTGTTGAGCTTGGAAATTGTTCCTATTATGGAGCTGCTTTCCTCTATGAAGACGCACAGTGTGCCTGAAGAGATAGATGTGAGTGACTGTAGTCATCATTTGACAAAAAGTAAAAGCACAGTAACATCTCATTACAAATTATTGATTGGTGGGATGTCATGTGGCATTTTGTGTAAAGAGCCCATTGACGGCCGACTGCTGTACTTCAATTTGAAGATACCACACTGAAAGCCGTTTGATTTGCACCAAAAGTGGGTAGCCTGACGCAAACAGGACTGGGCTCATCTTTGGTGTGCGTTTCATGAAGGCGAAACATGCCCCAACAAAAGAGTGATAACCTTAAATGAATACTTTTCTTAAATCatctccaataaaaaaaacattaattcattatgttcaataattcattatttttcaacagTGTGTGGATGTGGGCCAGTCGAGCAATGCGATAGACTAACTTATTCGGCCCCATTTCTGAGGTTTTGTCATTCATTAATAACAGTTTCCTTATGCACATAATGGTAGTTTTCAGGCTTTTTGATACTACTGCACATTATGATTCCGCACATTTGTTTGTCATTTGTATCTTGCCAAGTAAACCTCTTTTACAgttattttcctgtttttcttcATCTGACTAGATAAGAGACACCCTGCTAAATGATGATGACATTGGAGACAGCTGCCATGAAGATTTCCTCCACAAGTAAGCGCCCCAATCCTGACAAACGATGATAGATAATGAGTAGTGCTATATTAACCTCCATCAGCCCTCCAGTGAGAAAAGGGGCCAAATGTAGCTGAAGTTTTCTCTATTCCAAGTTGCTCACAGCCTTAGACCTTCATCGTTGCATTTTGCTGTGATGCAAAATGGtctgcaaaataaagtaatttatttgcacgttaaatgacatttatagcgtaagagagtttaataatacaAACAGCTTAGATGATTTAATGTTTAGCAAGTATAGATCATTTCGGACCAGTCAGATCATCCATGTTAATAGCCATAAACTACAAAGAGAGCATCTATTGCAGTCGATGCTTCACTCGGATACAAGCAGTTGGTATTAACTCTTTTGGCCTTGTCAACTGAGATCCTAAATAGCTCATGCTAAATTTCGTGTCCAGTCAAACAGACTGCACTGTTTGTGGACGTGTTGTGCATTAGTTTAAATAGTATGTGCGATATGATATATTCAGTCATTAACAGATTGCGTGTGCTTTTAGCAAAACCTGTAAAACTGGTAATTACTTTTTATGACtgcgttacaaaaaaaaaaaaatcttatactCCAATAAGCCAGCAGCCGGATAGGAGCCATGTTCGAATTTAGTGCAAGGAAGAAGACTGAGCAGCTGCCACCAGTTAAGGTGCActtaaatactacaaaaaatactttaaagtgATAGCAGACCATATGTTGGACACaaatccatccaaaaaaaaccGACAGAAAAGGCTTAAGAATGAAATTACATCCTAATTAGCCTTTCTTTTACAACTGCCTTGGCCCTGCCCACTAAAAACTATCCAAATAGGAGATAATGTCACAGACAAATTGCTTCAGTATGATAGCATCTATCCATATGCTATCTTTTCTCTTGTTATCATTTGGCTGTTCTGTCATTTCGTCAACATTACTAGTGCAGCTCTGGGAAGCTatgaatcatcatcatcagttcTGGTTGttatgtcacaaccagaatagcTAAAAAAGTGGGCATTCCCTGATGTATTATTTTGGGTTGAGTAACTATAGGGCGGGAAATAAAATTAACCAGATTTGAAtgccaaatttgttttttttacttgtttaatACATTCatgcaattattttcatttcttgAAATTGCAACCTTTTAATATAACCTTTTAAATCATTGCTTTTAACATTTTGATGTTTGCTGTCCAGCACATTTTTGCTGAAAATAATGACTCGTCTTATGAATGCAATTTAGGTGTGAGGCCTTAATTTACATCACTTAATGCTCTCTGCTCCCAAGAATTTTAGAAACAGTAAAaacaaactcttttttttctcacttccCACTGTTGTCAGAGTCAAGCCATGTGTTACATTggcattgtcatatttttagttATCACTAAATTGCCATCTACTTTATATGTGTAAAGCACCACTAAAAAAATCCTCAGGGTCACGCATACATGCTCACTGGCATATAGATTTAATATCAAGGATTATCTGTAGTTCTAAATCTATTTCTGTGATTTATGATTCAGGGCCATCAGCTCTCATCTCCAGACTTGTGGTTGTTCAATCGTTGTTGGAAGTAACCCAGAGAAAGTAAACAAGGTAAATTCACCAGATTACTTGCTACAATAACAtcaatgaatacaaaatatacaTCCATTTAGTTTAACTATCAATCAATTCTAAAGCTAGAATATTTTCACACCATAAACCACTTTGTTACATGAATAGTTTTAATTCTATGGTTTTTGAGTCATTATTTCCAATCCATATTTTGGCAGATTGTGCGAACACTTTGCCTCTTTCTTACTGCTGCTGAGAAGAAATGTTCTCGCCTTTGCAAGGCAGACTCGTCTTTCAAATATGATACAGGCCTCTTTGTTCAGGGTCTACTAAAGGTAAGATACAAGCAAGCAAAAAAATCTAGCTGATTTAAATGTAATACTCTAGAGGTcttattatttatgtttaagTGAATATCTGAAAAACGGTTATTTTAATATATGTTAATTTGCCAGTTGTTCTCTATTTCAATATTGTTActtatgtttgttcttggtttcacctcgaattaaaaaaaatcctttccaAAACTATGATGTATACTCCATTGCGACATATAAAATGTTTcctcttcattttgtattttttttctgtggtacCACTTATACACAGTAGCGACAAAAATACAATGGTTGttatgcagttttttattttgacagaaCTTTTCACATAAACCACAAAGAGGTGCAAACCAAAAAGGACATactttaataagaaaaaaaaagttctcagAGGATGAACTTGGCGAgcatgtttcttttttattgaagTCATTTTTCTGCATAATGGTTTTGCTTGTGTAAGATCCCATTAATAGTTTTATATAGTTTTCCATCTCTGGGTAGGTATTTGCCATGTGTTCACctgttactgtatttttcctCTGCATTTACATTGAAGTTTAAGCCTTTTGTgcatgactctttttttttaacacttagtTTTGACTGATTattaatcaaaatggattggacgtctagcgctgACCGTGGTGCTGAAAGATAAAAATTCACAGCCAGAGTTCCCAGTTTGACCTATTGAACATTTATCGCCAACAATTACATGCAATGAGTccaaaactgggaaaaaaataattttcaagtCTTACTAAATTTATTAATGACGTTTTTATTAGGTGACCAAAAATATACTCTTTACACTGCACTGTAAAGGAATCAAGTATTAACTTTTAAATAGCTCTCCACTCTAGTGACCACTGTCCTCGCAAGGGttaagtaaaatacattttgcagaTCACTGTGTCTATTTCCATTTGTTCTAatcctttattcatttttcaggaCTCTACTGGTAGTTTTGTACTGCCCTTCCGCCAGGTGCTTTACTCACCTTATCCGACCACACACAtcgacatcgacatcaacacagtcAAGCAGATGGCGCCTTGCCATGAACATACATACAGACAACGTGGCTACATGCGGTCTGAGCTTAATACACTTTGGAAGACAGACGGCGAAGCGGACATACCTCCTGACAGTATCATCTCCACCGATGAAACATGTACACCTGACTTGTGAGCTTGTCATTTCTTTCCATCGTTATATtgacttttattgttttgttgttttagaaATGTGATTATAAtgtcaaaaataacaatacaattgAATTCTTTTTATAGGAATATATTTCAAGATGTTATGCATACAGATACTTTGGTGAAGTCATTTATAGATGAGGTAAGTCCTTAAACCTTTTTGCCTTTGATATCAATGCTAGGTTCACACATCTAATTCTGCAGAGTAAAACAGTTTGTATCATGTGGGTAATCATACACCAATTCTAACCTTCTTATCACAATTTGCATGACTTATTTGCTACGAGCAGGCGACTGAATCGCAATAAACAACTGTAGTTTCTAATGAAATAAGGAATGGTAATATTTCAAGTTTGTAGTATTCTAGACCAATGTTATTCTCTGCAGACTAGAAATGTGGCAAAATGCTTTACTTGTGCAAACGGGATAGCACAAAGGAAAAAGTATAGTAGGAATTATTCAGAATTGAAAAGTTAACATTTCATACTACAAATAAAGTGTTACTTTTTTCATATGCTTGCCTAATGTTTAATAACTTGctccatgacatttttttcatctgccCGAGTAATCGGAAAGTGGGTAACATCACTCTGTCAGACAAAGGAGAAAATACTCCAAAGTCTAACAGTCTAACTTttccatgaatgtttttatgaTTGTTTCAAGTATCTCAGATTATTCTTGGTTCCCCTAAATCTTGTATTCAAATTTCTTGTCATGTGTAGGTGTTTATGCTGAAGTGTGGCCTTTCCCTGCGGAGTGCCTATTTGGCTCAATTCTTGTTGCTGCTTCACAGAAAGGCTCTCACACTCCTGAAGTATATTGAAGATGAAACGTAAGAAATCTTTACAAATTTCCTCAACTTTTGCTGAAATTACGAATTGTAAGACCTCAGAAGGATTTAAAttctcactttttttgtctcttaGTTTGTGAGCATTATCCATGATAATCAAATGTGCTCCATATTCACAAAATCTTTCTAAATCTAAGTCAAGAATGAAAACTGTTGTAAGGATATCCAGAAATTACAGAGATTTTCTTGTGACTAATTCATGGTACACTCGAGCCCTTTCCCCAaaatcatctgggataggctcaaacTCACCTACAGTagtagtgaggataagcaatgaATATGATGAAAATGATTATAATAGAAAGATAATGAGTGACTTTACCTCAATTGAAAAGACTGGGGTTTTCCGACTTTGTCAAAGTCTGTGTCTGTCTATCAATAGTTCATCTTtggtaaacgtccaatccattttagtgGCAAGACGGTATCTGATGTAGTGTTTAACTGCAGCTATAGCGCTATTTTTCAGTGCCTGTGTTTAACAAGTTGCTAACCATTGACTCCTTACCCTTTACagtcaaaaggggaaaaaacctTTCAGGTCCCTACGCAATTTAAAGACTGACCTAGATCTGATGGTAAAAGGAGACCTGAACATTGTCATGGCTTTTGCGGAGAAGTTGAGAGCAGGACTACACTCATTTGTATTTGGAAAGCCATTCTACACAAGCATGCACGAAAGAGATGTTCTCATGAATTTTTAAtcctgaatttttaaaaaatatatatatacggtcatatatattttaattacatGCAAGTTTCCTTTTCATACCAAGATTTTTTATTCAACCATTGTCTTATCTTTTCAATGATTCAGTTCAAATCATTACAGTTTCTCTGAGCTGTTGAATTTTATATCCCTAATCTTCTTTTATGATATGTTTTGACAAGATAAAGATTATTCTATGTGCTATGGAGAATAGTGTGAAAATCGTGCTTTTAAAAGTGTTACAATCATTTGCATGCTTTAAGATGCAGTTTATTAAAAGCCTCTGATATTACTTACGTGAAGCAAATGTCATTGTAATTTAAGGAATAGatcctcatttttttattattaaggaATGTTTGTGCAAAATGTGAATGTTACAAATCCATTTGcagtattaaaatatttactttaattCTGAAGTCTGGTGATTTAATCAAAGATGAACTCAAAATCATTATCATTAGAATTGGTTACGATTTATCATTCttttctgcttatttttttttaaacaatataattttttctgggttttttcccccccacattctgtctctgaTAGTTgaagtttacccatgttgacaattacaggcctctaatcttttcaagtatgataacttgcacaattggtggttgactggTGGTAAAcaatactgtgtttttttttttttaaagtgctcaTCCAGCccacatgcatgtttttgggatgtgggagaaaattggaataccgagaaaaaaaacatgcaagcccagggagaacatgcaaactccacccctTCAGGACCTTGGatagaaccctcgaccccagaaatgtGCTGACCACTCACTCACCAGCCTGACCACCTTGCAAAAACAtcagtaaaatgaataaatataaacaatgCTGGATTGGACCTTATTAAATGTAGAGAAATATAAACAGGATAACTAAAttgcttggatttttttctcatctttcaAAACTATagttcaaaacaaaacattcaattcaatgccaCAAAGCTTTATATTTAGTGTCCAGATGTTGAATGCgttaattcaattgaattgggtTTATATCAGCCAAATCTAGTTATTACATTCCAAAACGCACCTTTCTTTGTTACATAAAAGCTTTAGTTTTTGCGCATTTGACAAAAGTTCCGCCCCGTTTTGACGATCATAGTTTTGATTGGTACACTTATATTTTCGTCAGAAATACTTGTAAAATTGAACTCTCATTGGTGGAATCAGAAATTGACGCACCGATTCCCCATTGGTCCGTTTCACATCTGCTGTCATCAGAAGCGGAAGAGATGTTGGCTATCCGCAAGCCAGGTAAATATTCAACAGAGGATGCATTCTGCCCATGCCTGTCACAAAAAATGACAGCAACTGTTGGATCACTGATATAAAGATGAAAATTCAGCCTTCACGGGGACATCAAGGTACTGTAGTCTCTATAAGTGCtttgttttcatatattatTAATTGTGAAGTTGCAGGGTGCGGCCCGTTGTCATTAGCTTGTTGGCTATCCACAGTGCTTACTTtctaatattgaacatttatctttgttatgggcatGATCCTTCAACATCAAATGCTATTTGTGTGCAGATCGGGAACGCGATTCATAACTGCATCATAGTAAAGTGTTAAATTTTGAGTGAATCGCCGTTTCGGGGTAGTTTCATGTGCTGAGTAGTAGTGAACTGGGGAAATTGCTCAAGAATTAGGATTAGCTCGTCTGGTTTTGGTATGGCTTTCCCACAAACCcgattttaataaaaatagtgCTTTTTTGTAGTCCACATGAACTGTAACAGTGGCAAATTCGTCATCTGTCTCCTTACAATATCAGATCATATTCGTCCCTTTTAAATTTCCCATGTAAACAAAGCAAATTGAAGTTGGGCAATCTGATTGGTTTGTGATAAAATGCCAATTTATCAAGTCTGCGctttttccatttcttctggaaTAAATGGGGAAATAAGTTTTCatcatacaatatttttttttcttgtatcctTTTTATAGATGTACCTGTAAACCAAAATCACACATCGAGCTGGTGGGCGGAATCTGTGATGTAATTAGTTGAACTGAAATGTAGGCCTACATATGCGGTAAGTACTTTATCCATATTAAGAGTTTTCTTAAGCACAAATACCTCTCTAACTATTTACACAGGGATCATTGcctgttatttcattttcagTTGATCAAGGTCAGTGAAAGCTGACCAATAAACAAAGTGAAGAAGGAAGAGAAATTAATTCTAAATAACTTGTTAAAAATTAGTATGAGAAGTGCTGATGTGGaacttttaattaaatgttttgcatgtatgttatttttatatCAAAGGTCGTgcttaaaaagtaaatacaaagTTAAAATTCACAATCCGTATTGTATGTACTGTTCTTTAAGACCAATTTCTATTAATTAATGGATAGCAGTCTTctatgcttttttgttgttgttgtagttgtcgAAATCAATGAGAGAGCCATTAGCAATGGAAGTGCTTGGTTCCAAAAACAACGAAAGTACCTTTCCTAGTCTTGGGGATTTGGATGACTTTCTCACCAAGCATAACTCTAACTTCATATGGCTTCTCGTGGGTAAGTGCTTTGTATACGTTTTGCAAACATCAGTTGAAGAGAAAAACTTAATctaaatatttatacatataaatatattcccCATATATGAGGATATGGGTTGTCCCAGTTATTTGGGGGACAGGTTGAATGGATATTCATCTTATTTAGTTAATTTTGTGTTCTTGAAATTAATGTGTATAATTTTTATATTCATGTAATCATTTAGGATTTATTAAGACATTTCCATATTCCCTATAgtggaaaaataatcaaatgcatccaatccattaaaaaacaactcacctgcaaaatagaaaatggcatttttttttgttgatttattttttctcgTTGCTTTATATAACAAATAAGAGGAATACATGAATATTTCATTGAGTTATATCTCTATAGATAGTTCAAGAAGTATTTGAATACCTGTCTATGAGCTGTTATTCTGACCCTGAAAGACCTGTTAGTCCACCTTTAAAAGTCCACCTCCACCCCTGAAACAGATTTACCTGTTTGAGGTCCTGTATAAAGACGCCTTTCCACCTCATACAAGCAGTAAGACTCAAACATTTAACTTGGCCAAGACCAAAAATCTCTCCAAAGACACCAGAGACCAAATTGTACACCACCACACATCTGGAAATAGTTACGTAGAATGTGTCAATTAGCTTGGTCAAAAAAGGTCCACTGTTGGAGCAACGAGTACAAAATGTAAGAAACTAAATGACGGTCAATCTCAGAGTGGAGCTCCATGCAAGATATCACCTCTTGGGGTCTCAATGATCCTAAGATAGGTGATCAATCAGTCCATAAATACACAGGACAACCTGGTCAATGACATTTGACTCAGTCAATAATACGTCTTAAAATACATGGCATGAATAATACATTTGAATCTAATGTATGTTGTATTTCTTCCACTTATTAATGGTATTTCTAAACTAATCAGTATTGTATTTTGTCATTAAGCCACCATTCTGTCCTGTGGATGGATCATCTATTTAACTTATTACAACTCCCGGAACATTGGGCTCATCCTCACCTACATCATCAATAGACTCTACAAGGATGGCTACATTCATATCGGTAAGTTTTTTAGCAGCTACACACAAgttaaaaccccaaaaaacgctATCCCATGGGTCACGGGAGGTGCCGGAGCCATCTCAACTAATTACAGACACCAGGCACgggccaccctgaattggtggtcagtcacagggagacggacaaccattcactctcgcgctcatacctaagggcaatttatagtgctCAAAAGcctttatgcatgtttttgggacgtgggaggaaacgggagtatccggagaaaacttACACAAGCCCGGGAGGAActatgcaaactctacacagtgaggaccgacctgggatcaaatcctaaaccccacaactgtgaggctgacgtgctaaccacacgGCTGTCGGGCTGCCTAGAATCAGTATATGTTCTTTGATTCTAGATATGTTAAACACATCGGCAAACGTTAAATtcttctttatttgtggccatGACTAAGCATACAGAAACATTCGTACTATTCTAAATCCAAAAAGAATTTCTAatccaaatgtgttttaatcGGATAATCGTGCTAGAGTTGAGCATGTTTTGTTCACTCTGTCACTTTATTTGAAGATCCTCTGACGCCACTCTCTAACATTCGTGTTGTTAGGGTGACTACAATTTTATAATACACTCCAtattttcttctacttttctcatttttaaaacatatggAAATGCAAATTTAGTTATTTTTGATTCAAtatataacgtttttttttaaactctagtgcactcattttaaaatatttaggaGACTGCAATTTGAGACTTTTTTCAACACGAACAGGACTTGggatatataaatgtaaataaaattgtggccattaagttttttttctggcacCACGGGGACAGAGTGATTATCACGTCCGACTCATTGTTCTGaagtcgagggttcaatccttgGTGTATTCTGACCATGCTTTGtagagtttgcgtgttctcctaGGACCCACATGGGTTTTTTCTCAATGTGATCTGGCTTCCACCCACATCCCGAAAACATtatgctggttgaacaccctaaattgcccccaaaTTTGACTTTGAGCATTTATGGTTTTCCGTCtctctgtgccctgcgattggctggcaaccaattcaaaaTGTTCCCTGccttggttgggataggctcaggCACTCCTGgcaccccttgtgaggataagcagttctaaaaatgaatgaattaatttcccACACCTTTTTAAACACTTATGTACTACACAAAATTGTTGTCTTCTTTCTCCACAGGTTCCTTCTCCTTCTCTGTTTTGTCAGGAAAGGTCATGTTTAGAGATGTTTACTATATCAACCAAGATATGTCTATCAGGTAATCTGGCCTCTTGAATTGATCCTCTAGTCTCTGTAAATATAatgttctgtttattttttaatttattttttgatagaaTACAAGATGGCTTCCTCATATTCCGCTGGTGGAAAATGTATAACCCGAA is a window of Stigmatopora nigra isolate UIUO_SnigA chromosome 13, RoL_Snig_1.1, whole genome shotgun sequence DNA encoding:
- the c9orf72 gene encoding guanine nucleotide exchange factor C9orf72 homolog; its protein translation is MSSACPPQSPAVAKSEVAIDGECPLLAATFAYWDNILGPRVHHIWAPKGEHLMLLSDGDVTFLANHTLNGEILRSAECGAVDVKFFVLAEKGVIIVSLIFDGELKGDKNTCALSIILPQTELAFYLPLHTICVERLKHAIRKGRIWMQKGYNIIAVLSLEIVPIMELLSSMKTHSVPEEIDIRDTLLNDDDIGDSCHEDFLHKAISSHLQTCGCSIVVGSNPEKVNKIVRTLCLFLTAAEKKCSRLCKADSSFKYDTGLFVQGLLKDSTGSFVLPFRQVLYSPYPTTHIDIDINTVKQMAPCHEHTYRQRGYMRSELNTLWKTDGEADIPPDSIISTDETCTPDLNIFQDVMHTDTLVKSFIDEVFMLKCGLSLRSAYLAQFLLLLHRKALTLLKYIEDETQKGKKPFRSLRNLKTDLDLMVKGDLNIVMAFAEKLRAGLHSFVFGKPFYTSMHERDVLMNF